Sequence from the Seonamhaeicola sp. ML3 genome:
CAACAACTTACACATGAGTAAAATGTTGGGCTGCATAGACTCTACAGAAAAGTTTAGAGGAAAATATTGTGTCATTGCTTTAATCTCCATATGCGTTGTTTATTTCCATTAGTTTCATATTTTACTAAAACATTGGCATTATCATTTATTCCATAAGTAGTTTCATATTGTGTAATGATATTGAAAACATTATTTATACTTCTTGGCTCCCAACCTTCAGCTTTATAACGGTACCTGTCTTTTACCTCTCTTTTAGTTAATTGCTTACCATCTATCTCTACACTTACTTGAATATATGTATGTTCATCATAGGGTGCCCAACAAAAAAAACGTTCTGAGATAAATAAAGCATAGATTATGGAGATAACTTGGAGCAGTAAAAAAGTAATTCCAAAATAATACCTAGTTTTCATAATTTCATACTATTTAATGGAGTCAGTTAAACTTCTGACTACGTATTTAAAAGATTCTCTTATCTTTCAAATTTATATTTTCTACCAATTTCCAAAAGTTCATCAGTGAAATCTCCAAATAGAGGTCCGTTGCAAAGCTGATGAATCCCAATAGATTGCCTGTATGTATTATACTCTATAAATACTGGGTCACTAACATCATCTATGGCTATATCCCAAGAAATAATTCTAAAGTAAGGAGTTTTTGAGTGAATTTGCTTTACCATTTCAAGAGCTTTATGAAATGATGGTACTATGTAATCATTTAATAAAATATTTGTATCGGTTTTTTTTAGTTTTTCCCCTGATGCGAAATAACCAAACTCGCGAAGTTTTCCATCATTTTTTATACCACATACCAGACCTCCAGATGCATTGTTATCTGTAAACATTCCTTTTCTTCCAATTCGTAAAATCGATGACAAAATATAAACTGAATCTTCTTTTAGGTAACTTATTATTCTTAAAGTATTTAGAGAACTGGGGTTAAGAGCTTTTAGCCTAGCATGTTGCTCTACAACAGTTTGGATAATAAAATCCTTCTTGTAAGAGACTAACAACTCTTTAATTGATAGCTTTTTGTAGTCTGTTGTTCTATCTTTTATGAGAAACCCAACGACCTCCTTTCCACCTCCAGATTCTATACTGGGCTTAATCACAAGTTTGTTTTCATAACGACAACAGTGTTCTATTGCTGTTGATCTATTAACTATTTCATTATTCACATAATAAAAACCGTTTATATTCTTTAGAACTGTAATGGGTTGTTTAAAGTCTTTAAATATAATTTCAGAAAGGTTTTTATCCAAAAGTGCAGGCCATTGTTTCATTTCATTTAATGAATTAGAAACAATTGAATGAAATATATCCTCTGGGATATATCGTATAAAAAATTGGTTATTTACAGAACTATAAAACCTATGCCAATATGTTTTAACCTTAGTATATCCCCTTTTCTTATAAAACGCCTTTATTTGTTTTAACTGATCTGAGCTCAGTTTTTTCGACTTATACTCTTTAAGACTCTTTTTAACCTTTTTTCTAAAGAGCATATCAAGATTAAAACGCAATAACCTATGTCTCATTTTAATTATAAAACTTAAAAATAGATCTTTAAAAAAGTAATATATCCACATAAATACTAGGATTTATATTCAATCTTAGCTTAAACTTGACTATAAATAAAACTTAATCGTTTAAATTATTTATTTGTCAGATAAACAATTTAGTTAAATAGTAGTTAGCAATTCATTAAATAATAATAAATTGATATTTGTCTATAAATGCATATTTAAATTCTATTTTTGTTCAAAAATAAATCCAAATGATAACATCAGATCACATTAAAGATCTTAACACCCGCCTTGACAAACTAAGGCACTATCTTTGACGTAGATAGAAAACTAATCGAAATACAAAACGAGGAAGAGAAAACATTCGACCCCAATTTTTGGGATGATCCAAAGTCTGCCGAATCCATAATGAAATCACTTCGTGTAAAGAAAAAGTGGGTTGAAGATTATAAAAACATTAAATCTCAAATTGAAGATTTAGAAGTACTTTATGAATTCTACAAAGAAGGTGAAACTCCTCTTGAAGAAATAGAAGAAAATTTCAGCAAAGTATCTACATATCTTGAGGATACCGAATTCAGGAATATGCTATCCGACGAAGGCGATAGTCTTAGTGCCGTTCTT
This genomic interval carries:
- a CDS encoding sugar-transfer associated ATP-grasp domain-containing protein — encoded protein: MRHRLLRFNLDMLFRKKVKKSLKEYKSKKLSSDQLKQIKAFYKKRGYTKVKTYWHRFYSSVNNQFFIRYIPEDIFHSIVSNSLNEMKQWPALLDKNLSEIIFKDFKQPITVLKNINGFYYVNNEIVNRSTAIEHCCRYENKLVIKPSIESGGGKEVVGFLIKDRTTDYKKLSIKELLVSYKKDFIIQTVVEQHARLKALNPSSLNTLRIISYLKEDSVYILSSILRIGRKGMFTDNNASGGLVCGIKNDGKLREFGYFASGEKLKKTDTNILLNDYIVPSFHKALEMVKQIHSKTPYFRIISWDIAIDDVSDPVFIEYNTYRQSIGIHQLCNGPLFGDFTDELLEIGRKYKFER